The following are from one region of the Paenibacillus sabinae T27 genome:
- a CDS encoding TorD/DmsD family molecular chaperone: MHMTVPSLEVSEAFKRWLGSRGFIYQLFTDFFGRKPTLSLIAQWGRNRQIGAAAEMSEGGRELKRYLCGQKPEDLLQVCEAEAAEYDRLMRDEAVAGFKPREAALLGEAEEFCNVLSDVYASAGIVFKKCGDEADDHIAIELEFMAVQHERMLFNSFSAKSAMELLDIQEQFLREHLLLWIPEFCERLEAATNSPLYLGLSRMLKEFLPYDLHMLQSWRASLESAPAVVQHRPSVAVV; the protein is encoded by the coding sequence ATGCATATGACCGTTCCTTCCCTGGAAGTTTCGGAAGCCTTCAAACGTTGGCTGGGAAGCAGGGGATTCATATACCAGCTGTTTACTGATTTTTTCGGAAGAAAACCGACCCTGTCGCTAATCGCGCAGTGGGGCCGGAATCGCCAAATCGGCGCTGCGGCCGAGATGTCCGAAGGGGGGCGCGAGCTGAAGCGCTATTTGTGCGGCCAGAAGCCGGAGGATCTTCTTCAGGTCTGCGAGGCGGAAGCTGCGGAATACGACCGGCTGATGCGCGACGAAGCCGTGGCCGGCTTTAAGCCAAGAGAAGCGGCCCTTCTCGGAGAAGCGGAGGAGTTCTGCAACGTGCTTTCCGACGTGTATGCTTCCGCAGGCATCGTGTTCAAAAAATGCGGCGACGAGGCCGATGATCACATTGCTATCGAGCTGGAGTTCATGGCCGTGCAGCACGAGCGGATGCTGTTCAACAGTTTTTCCGCCAAGAGTGCTATGGAGCTGCTGGACATCCAGGAGCAATTTTTGCGGGAGCATCTGCTGCTCTGGATTCCGGAATTCTGCGAAAGACTGGAGGCGGCGACGAACAGTCCGCTGTATCTGGGATTGTCCCGGATGCTGAAGGAGTTTCTGCCCTACGACCTTCATATGCTGCAGTCCTGGAGAGCTTCGCTGGAGAGCGCCCCTGCTGTGGTTCAGCACCGCCCCTCAGTCGCGGTTGTTTAA